The Tamandua tetradactyla isolate mTamTet1 chromosome 5, mTamTet1.pri, whole genome shotgun sequence genome window below encodes:
- the GIT2 gene encoding ARF GTPase-activating protein GIT2 isoform X9 has translation MSKRLRSSEVCADCSGPDPSWASVNRGTFICDECCSVHRSLGRHISQVKHLKHTPWPPTLLQMVETLYNNGANSIWEHSLLDPASLMSGRRKANPQDKVHPNKAEFIRAKYQMLAFVHRLPCRDDDSVTAKDLSKQLHSSVRTGNLETCLRLLSLGAQANFFHPEKGNTPLHVASKAGQILQAELLSVYGADPGTQDSNGKTPVDYARQGGHHELAERLVEIQYELTDRLAFYLCGRKPDHKNGQHFIIPQMADSSLDLSELAKAAKKKLQSLSNHLFEELAMDVYDEVDRRETDAVWLATQNHSTLVTETTVVPFLPVNPEYSSTRNQGRQKLARFNAHEFATLVIDILSDAKRRQQGSPLSCSKDNVELILKTINNQHSIESQDNDQPDYDSVASDEDIDLETTATKANRQKSLDSDLSDGPVTVQEFMEVKNALVASEAKIQQLMKVNNNLSDELRIMQKKLLGKDAN, from the exons ATCCTTCCTGGGCATCAGTAAACAGGGGGACTTTCATATGTGATGAGTGCTGCAGTGTCCATCGGAGTCTGGGACGCCACATCTCTCAAGTCAAGCATCTTAAACACACACCATGGCCTCCCACATTGCTTCAG ATGGTTGAAACCTTATATAATAATGGTGCTAATTCTATATGGGAGCATTCGTTGCTGGACCCTGCCTCTCTTATGAGTGGAAGACGTAAAGCTAATCCACAGGATAAAGTACA TCCCAATAAAGCAGAATTCATCAGAGCCAAGTATCAGATGTTAGCATTTGTCCATCGCTTGCCCTGTCGAGATGATGATAGCGTGACTGCCAAAGATCTTAGTAAG CAACTCCATTCAAGCGTGAGAACAGGTAATCTTGAAACCTGTTTGAGGCTGTTATCTTTAGGAGCACAAGCCAACTTCTTTCACCCT GAAAAAGGAAACACCCCGCTCCATGTTGCCTCCAAAGCAGGGCAAATTTTACAGGCTGAATTATTGTCAGTATATGGAGCAGACCCAGGCACACAAGATTCTAATGGGAAAACTCCTGTTGATTATGCCAG GCAAGGAGGGCACCATGAGCTCGCAGAACGCCTTGTAGAAATACAGTATGAGCTGACTGACAGACTAGCCTTTTATCTCTGTGGCAGAAAACCAG ATCATAAAAATGGACAGCACTTTATAATACCTCAAATGGCAGACAG CAGCCTGGATTTGTCTGAATTGGCAAAAGCTGCTAAGAAGAAACTTCAATCT ctaaGTAATCATTTGTTTGAAGAACTTGCCATGGATGTGTACGATGAAGTTGACAGGCGAGAGACGGATGCAG TCTGGCTTGCCACTCAAAACCACAGCACCCTGGTAACCGAGACAACCGTGGTTCCCTTCCTTCCGGTCAATCCTGAGTACTCATCAACACGAAACCAG GGCAGACAGAAATTAGCTCGGTTTAATGCCCACGAGTTTGCCACACTGGTTATCGACATTCTCAGTGATGCCAAGAGGAGACAGCAGGGCAGTCCTCTCTCTTGTTCAAAAG ATAATGTGGAGCTCATACTGAAAACAATCAATAACCAACACAGTATCGAGAGTCAAGACAACGACCAGCCGGACTATGACAGTGTGGCATCAGATGAAGACATAGACTTGGAAACCACTGCAACGAAGGCAAACAGGCAGAAG AGCCTAGATTCAGATTTATCAGATGGACCAGTCACTGTACAGGAATTTATGGAGGTCAAAAACGCGCTAGTGGCTTCTGAGGCCAAGATACAACAGCTAATGAAGGTGAATAACAACTTGAGTGACGAGCTGAGAATTATGCAGAAAAAG TTGCTTGGAAAAGATGCTAATTAA
- the GIT2 gene encoding ARF GTPase-activating protein GIT2 isoform X10 — MSKRLRSSEVCADCSGPDPSWASVNRGTFICDECCSVHRSLGRHISQVKHLKHTPWPPTLLQMVETLYNNGANSIWEHSLLDPASLMSGRRKANPQDKVHPNKAEFIRAKYQMLAFVHRLPCRDDDSVTAKDLSKQLHSSVRTGNLETCLRLLSLGAQANFFHPEKGNTPLHVASKAGQILQAELLSVYGADPGTQDSNGKTPVDYARQGGHHELAERLVEIQYELTDRLAFYLCGRKPDHKNGQHFIIPQMADSSLDLSELAKAAKKKLQSLSNHLFEELAMDVYDEVDRRETDAVWLATQNHSTLVTETTVVPFLPVNPEYSSTRNQGRQKLARFNAHEFATLVIDILSDAKRRQQGSPLSCSKDNVELILKTINNQHSIESQDNDQPDYDSVASDEDIDLETTATKANRQKSLDSDLSDGPVTVQEFMEVKNALVASEAKIQQLMKLLGKDAN, encoded by the exons ATCCTTCCTGGGCATCAGTAAACAGGGGGACTTTCATATGTGATGAGTGCTGCAGTGTCCATCGGAGTCTGGGACGCCACATCTCTCAAGTCAAGCATCTTAAACACACACCATGGCCTCCCACATTGCTTCAG ATGGTTGAAACCTTATATAATAATGGTGCTAATTCTATATGGGAGCATTCGTTGCTGGACCCTGCCTCTCTTATGAGTGGAAGACGTAAAGCTAATCCACAGGATAAAGTACA TCCCAATAAAGCAGAATTCATCAGAGCCAAGTATCAGATGTTAGCATTTGTCCATCGCTTGCCCTGTCGAGATGATGATAGCGTGACTGCCAAAGATCTTAGTAAG CAACTCCATTCAAGCGTGAGAACAGGTAATCTTGAAACCTGTTTGAGGCTGTTATCTTTAGGAGCACAAGCCAACTTCTTTCACCCT GAAAAAGGAAACACCCCGCTCCATGTTGCCTCCAAAGCAGGGCAAATTTTACAGGCTGAATTATTGTCAGTATATGGAGCAGACCCAGGCACACAAGATTCTAATGGGAAAACTCCTGTTGATTATGCCAG GCAAGGAGGGCACCATGAGCTCGCAGAACGCCTTGTAGAAATACAGTATGAGCTGACTGACAGACTAGCCTTTTATCTCTGTGGCAGAAAACCAG ATCATAAAAATGGACAGCACTTTATAATACCTCAAATGGCAGACAG CAGCCTGGATTTGTCTGAATTGGCAAAAGCTGCTAAGAAGAAACTTCAATCT ctaaGTAATCATTTGTTTGAAGAACTTGCCATGGATGTGTACGATGAAGTTGACAGGCGAGAGACGGATGCAG TCTGGCTTGCCACTCAAAACCACAGCACCCTGGTAACCGAGACAACCGTGGTTCCCTTCCTTCCGGTCAATCCTGAGTACTCATCAACACGAAACCAG GGCAGACAGAAATTAGCTCGGTTTAATGCCCACGAGTTTGCCACACTGGTTATCGACATTCTCAGTGATGCCAAGAGGAGACAGCAGGGCAGTCCTCTCTCTTGTTCAAAAG ATAATGTGGAGCTCATACTGAAAACAATCAATAACCAACACAGTATCGAGAGTCAAGACAACGACCAGCCGGACTATGACAGTGTGGCATCAGATGAAGACATAGACTTGGAAACCACTGCAACGAAGGCAAACAGGCAGAAG AGCCTAGATTCAGATTTATCAGATGGACCAGTCACTGTACAGGAATTTATGGAGGTCAAAAACGCGCTAGTGGCTTCTGAGGCCAAGATACAACAGCTAATGAAG TTGCTTGGAAAAGATGCTAATTAA